Proteins from one Diprion similis isolate iyDipSimi1 chromosome 3, iyDipSimi1.1, whole genome shotgun sequence genomic window:
- the LOC124404879 gene encoding uncharacterized protein LOC124404879 isoform X2, with product MERMIALSSQNPLSMLVKFGMMAWNNTCGLENCSGHGECHNGTCLCEIQFDGTECHVPNFSYYIAFATIFFILAFVCLVQLVMCIVAEWQRMKAPSFLRACRVTTQKVLYFVVFLAATIRGAYFTSPTTFNEGWSRSLLSAYYPLLLSGSSLIVCFWAEVFHLQDKHWEKPQFLSKSFLGFVIFNIITYSLLLAEFVTAQMYTQVDQGFYMHIFNGCYAVLLFIVVIFFLIYGVEVFFKVRGGFLNEHRVVSIVTNSRTPDDPQFAEEDPVTAKLFEPIPTTSTDDVNIEQQVNTSQLHQSRFGLLSQAFMLFIVVGFLFSETLSELWKTKVPLHSRNWHDIVFRIIEVGVALWFPCVLWNCMSPEQLWILNPKRILKKLDLEQSKPVKEIELQENRKVEKPEVDGRSIGGKDCWICYDSERQDAGQLIQPCQCRGDVSAVHHDCLRRWLVESSMDADSLACKVCGTKYNVERASKLHWQNGWTLHEWLHSIAILSVMAASLYGVWLLIQLVEGPIIRMLAAGTALLVIYVCIRFLGLNTVIAYQRAKISSLKINGADNNSQVTTISLHISADVQKPETVGI from the exons ATGGAACGCATGATTGCACTGAGTAGCCAAAATCCACTCTCCATGCTAGTCAAGTTCGGTATGATGGCCTGGAACAATACTTGTGGTTTGGAAAATTGTTCTGGTCATGGCGAATGTCACAACGGCACGTGTCTCTGCGAG ATTCAGTTTGATGGAACAGAATGCCACGTGCCAAACTTCAGCTACTACATAGCATTTGCTacgattttcttcattctggCATTTGTCTGTTTGGTACAACTCGTCATGTGCATTGTCGCTGAATGGCAACGCATGAAGGCACCTTCGTTTCTACGTGCTTGTCGAGTTACTACGCAAAAGGTCTTGtactttgttgtttttctggCAGCAACGATTCGTGGCGCCTATTTCACATCGCCG aCCACATTTAACGAAGGATGGTCACGAAGTCTTTTGTCTGCTTATTACCCATTGCTTCTGAGTGGTTCTTCGCTGATCGTTTGTTTTTGGGCAGAGGTATTTCATCTTCAAGATAAGCACTGGGAAAAGCcacaatttttgtcaaaatcatTTCTGGGATTTGTCATCTTTAACATAATCACTTACTCCCTTCTATTGGCTGAGTTTGTGACTGCACAAATGTACACCCAAGTTGATCAG GGTTTTTATATGCACATCTTCAACGGCTGCTATGCCGTTCTGCTCTTCATTGTTGTCATCTTCTTTCTCATTTACGGCGTTGAAGTGTTTTTCAAG GTTCGCGGTGGATTTCTGAACGAACATCGCGTTGTTTCGATTGTGACCAATAGTCGTACGCCGGACGATCCACAATTTGCAGAGGAAGATCCAGTAACAGCTAAGTTATTTGAACCAATTCCAACCACCTCGACTGACGATGTGAATATTGAGCAGCAAGTGAACACCTCTCAACTTCATCAGTCTAGATTTGGTTTACTGTCACAGGCATTTATGCTGTTCATTGTTGTTGGATTTTTGTTCAGCGAAACGCTCAGTGAACTTTGGAAAACAAA AGTTCCATTGCACAGCAGAAATTGGCATGACATTGTTTTCCGAATTATTGAAGTGGGCGTTGCACTATGGTTTCCATGTGTATTATGGAACTGCATGAG TCCAGAACAGTTATGGATACTCAATCCTAAGCGcatactgaaaaaattagatctAGAACAGTCCAAGCCTGTGAAGGAAATTGAATTGCAAGAGAATAGAAAAGTCGAGAAACCTGAAGTAGATGGCAGGTCAATTGGAGGAAAAGACTGTTGGATTTGTTACGACAGTGAGAGGCAAGACGCTGGTCAATTAATACAGCCTTGTCAATGTAGAGGAGACGTAAGCGCTGTACACCATGACTGTTTGCGACGTTGGCTAGTCGAG AGTTCCATGGATGCGGACAGTCTTGCTTGCAAAGTTTGCGGGACAAAATACAATGTCGAAAGAGCTAGTAAGTTGCATTGGCAGAACGGTTGGACCTTACATGAATGGCTCCATTCTATTGCCATTCTTAGTGTTATGGCTGCCTCACTTTATGGTGTGTGGTTGCTAATTCAACTTGTCGAAGGGCCAATAATTAGAATGCTTGCAGCCGGTACAGCTTTATTAGTCATATACGTTTGTATAAG GTTTTTGGGATTAAATACCGTGATTGCATATCAGCGTGCCAAAATATCATCTTTAAAAATTAACGGTGCAGACAATAATTCCCAAGTAACCACAATTAGTTTACACATATCTGCAGATGTACAGAAACCAGAAACTGTTGGTATATAA
- the LOC124404879 gene encoding uncharacterized protein LOC124404879 isoform X1: MGTAFVQSTLESVIMERMIALSSQNPLSMLVKFGMMAWNNTCGLENCSGHGECHNGTCLCEIQFDGTECHVPNFSYYIAFATIFFILAFVCLVQLVMCIVAEWQRMKAPSFLRACRVTTQKVLYFVVFLAATIRGAYFTSPTTFNEGWSRSLLSAYYPLLLSGSSLIVCFWAEVFHLQDKHWEKPQFLSKSFLGFVIFNIITYSLLLAEFVTAQMYTQVDQGFYMHIFNGCYAVLLFIVVIFFLIYGVEVFFKVRGGFLNEHRVVSIVTNSRTPDDPQFAEEDPVTAKLFEPIPTTSTDDVNIEQQVNTSQLHQSRFGLLSQAFMLFIVVGFLFSETLSELWKTKVPLHSRNWHDIVFRIIEVGVALWFPCVLWNCMSPEQLWILNPKRILKKLDLEQSKPVKEIELQENRKVEKPEVDGRSIGGKDCWICYDSERQDAGQLIQPCQCRGDVSAVHHDCLRRWLVESSMDADSLACKVCGTKYNVERASKLHWQNGWTLHEWLHSIAILSVMAASLYGVWLLIQLVEGPIIRMLAAGTALLVIYVCIRFLGLNTVIAYQRAKISSLKINGADNNSQVTTISLHISADVQKPETVGI, encoded by the exons ATG GGGACTGCATTCGTGCAGTCCACGTTAGAATCGGTGATCATGGAACGCATGATTGCACTGAGTAGCCAAAATCCACTCTCCATGCTAGTCAAGTTCGGTATGATGGCCTGGAACAATACTTGTGGTTTGGAAAATTGTTCTGGTCATGGCGAATGTCACAACGGCACGTGTCTCTGCGAG ATTCAGTTTGATGGAACAGAATGCCACGTGCCAAACTTCAGCTACTACATAGCATTTGCTacgattttcttcattctggCATTTGTCTGTTTGGTACAACTCGTCATGTGCATTGTCGCTGAATGGCAACGCATGAAGGCACCTTCGTTTCTACGTGCTTGTCGAGTTACTACGCAAAAGGTCTTGtactttgttgtttttctggCAGCAACGATTCGTGGCGCCTATTTCACATCGCCG aCCACATTTAACGAAGGATGGTCACGAAGTCTTTTGTCTGCTTATTACCCATTGCTTCTGAGTGGTTCTTCGCTGATCGTTTGTTTTTGGGCAGAGGTATTTCATCTTCAAGATAAGCACTGGGAAAAGCcacaatttttgtcaaaatcatTTCTGGGATTTGTCATCTTTAACATAATCACTTACTCCCTTCTATTGGCTGAGTTTGTGACTGCACAAATGTACACCCAAGTTGATCAG GGTTTTTATATGCACATCTTCAACGGCTGCTATGCCGTTCTGCTCTTCATTGTTGTCATCTTCTTTCTCATTTACGGCGTTGAAGTGTTTTTCAAG GTTCGCGGTGGATTTCTGAACGAACATCGCGTTGTTTCGATTGTGACCAATAGTCGTACGCCGGACGATCCACAATTTGCAGAGGAAGATCCAGTAACAGCTAAGTTATTTGAACCAATTCCAACCACCTCGACTGACGATGTGAATATTGAGCAGCAAGTGAACACCTCTCAACTTCATCAGTCTAGATTTGGTTTACTGTCACAGGCATTTATGCTGTTCATTGTTGTTGGATTTTTGTTCAGCGAAACGCTCAGTGAACTTTGGAAAACAAA AGTTCCATTGCACAGCAGAAATTGGCATGACATTGTTTTCCGAATTATTGAAGTGGGCGTTGCACTATGGTTTCCATGTGTATTATGGAACTGCATGAG TCCAGAACAGTTATGGATACTCAATCCTAAGCGcatactgaaaaaattagatctAGAACAGTCCAAGCCTGTGAAGGAAATTGAATTGCAAGAGAATAGAAAAGTCGAGAAACCTGAAGTAGATGGCAGGTCAATTGGAGGAAAAGACTGTTGGATTTGTTACGACAGTGAGAGGCAAGACGCTGGTCAATTAATACAGCCTTGTCAATGTAGAGGAGACGTAAGCGCTGTACACCATGACTGTTTGCGACGTTGGCTAGTCGAG AGTTCCATGGATGCGGACAGTCTTGCTTGCAAAGTTTGCGGGACAAAATACAATGTCGAAAGAGCTAGTAAGTTGCATTGGCAGAACGGTTGGACCTTACATGAATGGCTCCATTCTATTGCCATTCTTAGTGTTATGGCTGCCTCACTTTATGGTGTGTGGTTGCTAATTCAACTTGTCGAAGGGCCAATAATTAGAATGCTTGCAGCCGGTACAGCTTTATTAGTCATATACGTTTGTATAAG GTTTTTGGGATTAAATACCGTGATTGCATATCAGCGTGCCAAAATATCATCTTTAAAAATTAACGGTGCAGACAATAATTCCCAAGTAACCACAATTAGTTTACACATATCTGCAGATGTACAGAAACCAGAAACTGTTGGTATATAA